In Theileria equi strain WA chromosome 4 map unlocalized gcontig_1105316255033, whole genome shotgun sequence, the following are encoded in one genomic region:
- a CDS encoding 60S ribosomal protein L34a, putative (encoded by transcript BEWA_012260A), which produces MVQRVHYRRHCKYNTASNVVKKVKTPGAKLVLQNVQKRAKGPRCGDCKRPLAGISVVRPHLYKNLKRRDRKVSRAYGGARCHSCVKDRIIRAFLKEEQKCVKKVVLEREQKVKSVEKASAKKPAKAEPEKPKAKTEKKKTAPKA; this is translated from the exons ATGGTTCAAAGAGTACACTATCGCCGCCACTGCAAATACAATACAGCATCAAATGTTGTAAAAAAAGTTAAGACCCCTGGCGCAAAGCTTGTATTGCAAAACGTCCAGAAGAGGGCCAAGGGTCCAAGATGCGGCGACTGCAAGAGGCCGTTGGCTGGTATATCGGTTGTAAGGCCTCACCTCTACAAGAATCTCAAGAGGAGAGATCGTAAGGTATCACGCGCCTACGGTGGAGCACGCTGCCACAGCTGCGTTAAGGatag AATTATCCGTGCCTTTTTGAAGGAGGAGCAAAAGTGCGTCAAAAAGGTCGTTTTGGAGCGTGAGCAGAAGGTAAAGTCCGTTGAGAAGGCCTCCGCCAAGAAGCCCGCGAAGGCTGAACCAGAGAAGCCAAAGGCCAAGacagagaagaaaaagacCGCACCAAAGGCTTAG